A single Verrucomicrobiia bacterium DNA region contains:
- a CDS encoding NUDIX domain-containing protein: protein MICNIIFDWSGTLVDDLPAVWEASNYVLTQAGRPEISLARFRAEFCLPFQGFYDRYTPDVPMAQLEEWFHRRFREVQSSVVALPHAEAFLQFCRQHQIRAFLLSTVAPEHFATQNRATDFGQYLERPYVGIWDKRKKIHEILAENQLRPAETLFIGDMQHDIETARHGGIHSCAVLTGYNTLTQLRAAQPELIVEHLGELQTILRQNHFQLTPPNGSAEENHPPIATVGGLIFNHRNEVLLVRTHKWSNLWGIPGGKIKWGETATAALQRELKEETNLSVDRIKFVLVQDCIHSKEFYRNAHFVLLNYTCRCEVEPVVQLNDESQEFRWLNLEASLQMPLNTPTRILIEAVIQQTSQP, encoded by the coding sequence GTGATTTGCAATATCATCTTCGACTGGTCGGGTACGTTGGTGGATGACCTCCCGGCGGTTTGGGAAGCATCCAATTACGTGCTTACTCAGGCGGGGCGACCGGAGATTTCGCTGGCCCGGTTTCGCGCCGAATTTTGCCTTCCCTTCCAGGGCTTCTACGACCGCTACACACCCGACGTGCCGATGGCTCAATTGGAAGAATGGTTTCACCGCCGGTTTCGCGAGGTGCAATCTTCCGTCGTCGCCCTGCCCCACGCCGAAGCTTTTTTGCAATTTTGTCGTCAGCACCAGATTCGCGCCTTCTTGCTGAGCACCGTTGCGCCGGAACATTTCGCCACCCAAAACCGTGCGACCGATTTCGGCCAGTACCTCGAGCGCCCTTACGTCGGCATTTGGGACAAGCGCAAAAAAATCCATGAAATCCTCGCGGAGAACCAACTGCGTCCCGCCGAAACCTTGTTCATCGGCGACATGCAACACGACATCGAGACCGCGCGACATGGCGGCATTCATTCCTGCGCGGTGCTGACGGGCTACAATACGCTGACGCAATTGCGCGCCGCCCAACCGGAATTGATCGTCGAACACCTGGGCGAGTTGCAAACCATCCTGCGCCAGAATCATTTTCAGCTCACCCCCCCGAACGGTTCAGCGGAGGAAAACCATCCGCCCATTGCGACCGTCGGGGGTTTGATTTTCAACCATCGAAACGAAGTGCTGCTGGTCCGCACCCACAAGTGGTCGAACCTCTGGGGCATCCCTGGTGGCAAAATCAAGTGGGGCGAAACGGCAACCGCCGCGTTGCAACGTGAACTAAAGGAGGAAACGAATTTGTCGGTGGACCGGATTAAATTCGTGCTGGTGCAGGATTGCATTCACTCGAAGGAATTTTATCGGAACGCTCACTTTGTTCTGCTCAACTACACCTGTCGTTGCGAGGTGGAGCCGGTGGTCCAACTCAACGACGAATCCCAGGAGTTCCGCTGGCTTAATCTGGAGGCCTCGCTCCAGATGCCGTTGAATACCCCGACCCGCATCCTGATCGAGGCGGTCATCCAGCAAACGTCCCAACCTTGA